In the Haliaeetus albicilla chromosome 7, bHalAlb1.1, whole genome shotgun sequence genome, one interval contains:
- the MCAM gene encoding cell surface glycoprotein MUC18 isoform X1 gives MAGGRRAAGLALGWGCCLLLCCAAASKLEVSMPAVVEVESGGTARIECNFYIPGNGSYTYINWSYIDRNNRVRLCRITGSEILEENVDYKGRLSVGEDNALSISRVTMQDARTFVCQVGAGSHGVGENRTELHVYKVPEAPEIVANPAGISVQSSDIPQIAHCVSKNGFPPPNITWHKNGEQLQPEEKMVKIPATLTRESSGLYTVSSTLFAHVTREDRNSLYHCTVHYWLRGQRHAVESRRVNVTVFYPAEHVKLQVMPSSALVKEGDDVKLVCEADGNPAPVFSFYKRGLEDSWQDLSSLADTNSGVLNLHDVKKSSSGLYRCQTLDLDDMRQLEKDVELVVNYIEGVHVKMEPSSPLQEGDSVRLSCDAHSPVALDYQWRDEKGRKVGEGNQLFLSNLTFETSSNFSCKVIAPSVPGLEQSKQVAVAVQGKPRIVAISSPLYVRQDEVVNLTCKAIAFPRPSVHWNVNGTAHEYVENQHIASNLTVRVNHDLLRAGAMCRVSNALGISEKHIQLLVESIRKDQKTPESKGVIIVAIIVCILVVAVLGSVIYFLHKKGKIPCGRAGKQDITKPEARKDKIVVEVKSDKLSEEAGLLQGANGEKRPAADQSEKYIDLRN, from the exons ctgcagccagcaagCTGGAAGTCTCCATGCCAGCAGTGGTTGAAGTGGAGAgtgggggcacagccaggatcGAGTGCAACTTCTACATCCCTGGAAATGGTTCCTACACCTACATTAACTGGTCTTAC ATTGACCGCAACAACCGGGTGAGGCTGTGCCGCATCACAGGCAGCGAGATTCTGGAGGAGAACGTGGACTACAAGGGGCGGCTGTCGGTGGGGGAGGACAACGCCCTCTCCATCAGCAGGGTGACGATGCAGGACGCCAGGACCTTTGTGTGCCAGGTCGGGGCGGGCAGCCACGGTGTGGGTGAGAACCGCACTGAGCTCCATGTCTACA AGGTCCCCGAGGCCCCTGAGATTGTGGCCAACCCGGCAGGCATCTCTGTGCAGAGCAGTGACATCCCACAG ATTGCCCACTGCGTGAGCAAGAACGGCTTCCCACCCCCCAACATCACATGGCACAAGAACGGGGAGCAGCTGCAGCCGGAGGAGAAGA TGGTGAAGATCCCGGCCACGCTGACCCGCGAGTCGAGCGGGCTGTACACGGTGAGCAGCACCCTCTTTGCCCACGTCACCCGGGAGGACCGCAATTCCCTCTACCACTGTACTGTGCACTATTGGCTGCGGGGACAGAGGCATGCTGTGGAGTCGCGGCGAGTCAACGTCACTGTCTTCT acCCTGCAGAACACGTGAAGCTGCAGGTCATGCCGTCCTCGGCACTGGTGAAGGAAGGGGATGACGTGAAGCTGGTCTGCGAGGCTGACGGGAACCCAGCACCGGTCTTCAGCTTCTATAAGAGAGGG ctggaggaCAGCTGGCAGGACCTGTCATCACTGGCAGACACCAACAGTGGCGTGCTGAACCTGCATGATGTGAAAAAGAGCAGCAGCGGCCTATACAGATGCCAGACCCTGGACTTGGATGATATGAGACAGCTAGAGAAGGATGTGGAGCTTGTTGTGAACT ACATTGAAGGGGTCCATGTGAAGATGGAGCCGTCTTCACCCCTTCAGGAAGGGGATAGTGTGAGGCTGAGCTGTGATGCCCACAGCCCTGTGGCCCTGGACTACCAGTGGAGGGATGAGAAG GGCAGGAAGGTTGGAGAAGGGAACCAGCTCTTCCTGAGCAACCTCACCTTCGAAACCTCCAGCAACTTCAGCTGCAAGGTGATTGCACCAAGCGTGCcggggctggagcagagcaagCAGGTGGCTGTGGCTGTTCAGG GGAAGCCGCGGATTGTCGCCATCAGCTCCCCGCTGTACGTGCGGCAGGATGAGGTGGTGAACCTGACCTGCAAGGCCATTGCTTTCCCCAGGCCTTCTGTCCACTGGAATGTCAACGGGACG GCTCATGAATACGTTGAAAATCAGCACATCGCCAGCAACCTGACAGTGCGTGTGAACCATGACCTGCTGCGGGCGGGAGCCATGTGCAGGGTCTCCAATGCGCTGGGTATCAGTGAGAAGCACATCCAGCTACTGG TGGAGTCCATCAGAAAAG ATCAAAAGACACCAGAGAGCAAAGGGGTGATCATTGTGGCGATCATTGTCTGCATCCTCGTGGTGGCTGTGCTGGGGTCTGTCATCTACTTCCTCCACAAGAAAGGCAAGATCCCATGTGGCCGCGCTGGGAAACAGGACAT CACAAAGCCAGAGGCACGTAAAGACAAGATTGTAGTTGAAGTTAAGTCAGATAAACTTTCCGAAGAGGCGGGGCTCCTGCAGGGTGCCAACGGCGAGAAGAGACCTGCCGCTGACCAG AGCGAGAAATACATCGATCTGAGAAACTAG
- the MCAM gene encoding cell surface glycoprotein MUC18 isoform X4, which translates to MAGGRRAAGLALGWGCCLLLCCAAASKLEVSMPAVVEVESGGTARIECNFYIPGNGSYTYINWSYIDRNNRVRLCRITGSEILEENVDYKGRLSVGEDNALSISRVTMQDARTFVCQVGAGSHGVGENRTELHVYKVPEAPEIVANPAGISVQSSDIPQIAHCVSKNGFPPPNITWHKNGEQLQPEEKMVKIPATLTRESSGLYTVSSTLFAHVTREDRNSLYHCTVHYWLRGQRHAVESRRVNVTVFYPAEHVKLQVMPSSALVKEGDDVKLVCEADGNPAPVFSFYKRGLEDSWQDLSSLADTNSGVLNLHDVKKSSSGLYRCQTLDLDDMRQLEKDVELVVNYIEGVHVKMEPSSPLQEGDSVRLSCDAHSPVALDYQWRDEKGRKVGEGNQLFLSNLTFETSSNFSCKVIAPSVPGLEQSKQVAVAVQGKPRIVAISSPLYVRQDEVVNLTCKAIAFPRPSVHWNVNGTAHEYVENQHIASNLTVRVNHDLLRAGAMCRVSNALGISEKHIQLLDQKTPESKGVIIVAIIVCILVVAVLGSVIYFLHKKGKIPCGRAGKQDIARNTSI; encoded by the exons ctgcagccagcaagCTGGAAGTCTCCATGCCAGCAGTGGTTGAAGTGGAGAgtgggggcacagccaggatcGAGTGCAACTTCTACATCCCTGGAAATGGTTCCTACACCTACATTAACTGGTCTTAC ATTGACCGCAACAACCGGGTGAGGCTGTGCCGCATCACAGGCAGCGAGATTCTGGAGGAGAACGTGGACTACAAGGGGCGGCTGTCGGTGGGGGAGGACAACGCCCTCTCCATCAGCAGGGTGACGATGCAGGACGCCAGGACCTTTGTGTGCCAGGTCGGGGCGGGCAGCCACGGTGTGGGTGAGAACCGCACTGAGCTCCATGTCTACA AGGTCCCCGAGGCCCCTGAGATTGTGGCCAACCCGGCAGGCATCTCTGTGCAGAGCAGTGACATCCCACAG ATTGCCCACTGCGTGAGCAAGAACGGCTTCCCACCCCCCAACATCACATGGCACAAGAACGGGGAGCAGCTGCAGCCGGAGGAGAAGA TGGTGAAGATCCCGGCCACGCTGACCCGCGAGTCGAGCGGGCTGTACACGGTGAGCAGCACCCTCTTTGCCCACGTCACCCGGGAGGACCGCAATTCCCTCTACCACTGTACTGTGCACTATTGGCTGCGGGGACAGAGGCATGCTGTGGAGTCGCGGCGAGTCAACGTCACTGTCTTCT acCCTGCAGAACACGTGAAGCTGCAGGTCATGCCGTCCTCGGCACTGGTGAAGGAAGGGGATGACGTGAAGCTGGTCTGCGAGGCTGACGGGAACCCAGCACCGGTCTTCAGCTTCTATAAGAGAGGG ctggaggaCAGCTGGCAGGACCTGTCATCACTGGCAGACACCAACAGTGGCGTGCTGAACCTGCATGATGTGAAAAAGAGCAGCAGCGGCCTATACAGATGCCAGACCCTGGACTTGGATGATATGAGACAGCTAGAGAAGGATGTGGAGCTTGTTGTGAACT ACATTGAAGGGGTCCATGTGAAGATGGAGCCGTCTTCACCCCTTCAGGAAGGGGATAGTGTGAGGCTGAGCTGTGATGCCCACAGCCCTGTGGCCCTGGACTACCAGTGGAGGGATGAGAAG GGCAGGAAGGTTGGAGAAGGGAACCAGCTCTTCCTGAGCAACCTCACCTTCGAAACCTCCAGCAACTTCAGCTGCAAGGTGATTGCACCAAGCGTGCcggggctggagcagagcaagCAGGTGGCTGTGGCTGTTCAGG GGAAGCCGCGGATTGTCGCCATCAGCTCCCCGCTGTACGTGCGGCAGGATGAGGTGGTGAACCTGACCTGCAAGGCCATTGCTTTCCCCAGGCCTTCTGTCCACTGGAATGTCAACGGGACG GCTCATGAATACGTTGAAAATCAGCACATCGCCAGCAACCTGACAGTGCGTGTGAACCATGACCTGCTGCGGGCGGGAGCCATGTGCAGGGTCTCCAATGCGCTGGGTATCAGTGAGAAGCACATCCAGCTACTGG ATCAAAAGACACCAGAGAGCAAAGGGGTGATCATTGTGGCGATCATTGTCTGCATCCTCGTGGTGGCTGTGCTGGGGTCTGTCATCTACTTCCTCCACAAGAAAGGCAAGATCCCATGTGGCCGCGCTGGGAAACAGGACAT AGCGAGAAATACATCGATCTGA
- the MCAM gene encoding cell surface glycoprotein MUC18 isoform X3: MAGGRRAAGLALGWGCCLLLCCAAASKLEVSMPAVVEVESGGTARIECNFYIPGNGSYTYINWSYIDRNNRVRLCRITGSEILEENVDYKGRLSVGEDNALSISRVTMQDARTFVCQVGAGSHGVGENRTELHVYKVPEAPEIVANPAGISVQSSDIPQIAHCVSKNGFPPPNITWHKNGEQLQPEEKMVKIPATLTRESSGLYTVSSTLFAHVTREDRNSLYHCTVHYWLRGQRHAVESRRVNVTVFYPAEHVKLQVMPSSALVKEGDDVKLVCEADGNPAPVFSFYKRGLEDSWQDLSSLADTNSGVLNLHDVKKSSSGLYRCQTLDLDDMRQLEKDVELVVNYIEGVHVKMEPSSPLQEGDSVRLSCDAHSPVALDYQWRDEKGRKVGEGNQLFLSNLTFETSSNFSCKVIAPSVPGLEQSKQVAVAVQGKPRIVAISSPLYVRQDEVVNLTCKAIAFPRPSVHWNVNGTAHEYVENQHIASNLTVRVNHDLLRAGAMCRVSNALGISEKHIQLLVESIRKDQKTPESKGVIIVAIIVCILVVAVLGSVIYFLHKKGKIPCGRAGKQDIARNTSI; encoded by the exons ctgcagccagcaagCTGGAAGTCTCCATGCCAGCAGTGGTTGAAGTGGAGAgtgggggcacagccaggatcGAGTGCAACTTCTACATCCCTGGAAATGGTTCCTACACCTACATTAACTGGTCTTAC ATTGACCGCAACAACCGGGTGAGGCTGTGCCGCATCACAGGCAGCGAGATTCTGGAGGAGAACGTGGACTACAAGGGGCGGCTGTCGGTGGGGGAGGACAACGCCCTCTCCATCAGCAGGGTGACGATGCAGGACGCCAGGACCTTTGTGTGCCAGGTCGGGGCGGGCAGCCACGGTGTGGGTGAGAACCGCACTGAGCTCCATGTCTACA AGGTCCCCGAGGCCCCTGAGATTGTGGCCAACCCGGCAGGCATCTCTGTGCAGAGCAGTGACATCCCACAG ATTGCCCACTGCGTGAGCAAGAACGGCTTCCCACCCCCCAACATCACATGGCACAAGAACGGGGAGCAGCTGCAGCCGGAGGAGAAGA TGGTGAAGATCCCGGCCACGCTGACCCGCGAGTCGAGCGGGCTGTACACGGTGAGCAGCACCCTCTTTGCCCACGTCACCCGGGAGGACCGCAATTCCCTCTACCACTGTACTGTGCACTATTGGCTGCGGGGACAGAGGCATGCTGTGGAGTCGCGGCGAGTCAACGTCACTGTCTTCT acCCTGCAGAACACGTGAAGCTGCAGGTCATGCCGTCCTCGGCACTGGTGAAGGAAGGGGATGACGTGAAGCTGGTCTGCGAGGCTGACGGGAACCCAGCACCGGTCTTCAGCTTCTATAAGAGAGGG ctggaggaCAGCTGGCAGGACCTGTCATCACTGGCAGACACCAACAGTGGCGTGCTGAACCTGCATGATGTGAAAAAGAGCAGCAGCGGCCTATACAGATGCCAGACCCTGGACTTGGATGATATGAGACAGCTAGAGAAGGATGTGGAGCTTGTTGTGAACT ACATTGAAGGGGTCCATGTGAAGATGGAGCCGTCTTCACCCCTTCAGGAAGGGGATAGTGTGAGGCTGAGCTGTGATGCCCACAGCCCTGTGGCCCTGGACTACCAGTGGAGGGATGAGAAG GGCAGGAAGGTTGGAGAAGGGAACCAGCTCTTCCTGAGCAACCTCACCTTCGAAACCTCCAGCAACTTCAGCTGCAAGGTGATTGCACCAAGCGTGCcggggctggagcagagcaagCAGGTGGCTGTGGCTGTTCAGG GGAAGCCGCGGATTGTCGCCATCAGCTCCCCGCTGTACGTGCGGCAGGATGAGGTGGTGAACCTGACCTGCAAGGCCATTGCTTTCCCCAGGCCTTCTGTCCACTGGAATGTCAACGGGACG GCTCATGAATACGTTGAAAATCAGCACATCGCCAGCAACCTGACAGTGCGTGTGAACCATGACCTGCTGCGGGCGGGAGCCATGTGCAGGGTCTCCAATGCGCTGGGTATCAGTGAGAAGCACATCCAGCTACTGG TGGAGTCCATCAGAAAAG ATCAAAAGACACCAGAGAGCAAAGGGGTGATCATTGTGGCGATCATTGTCTGCATCCTCGTGGTGGCTGTGCTGGGGTCTGTCATCTACTTCCTCCACAAGAAAGGCAAGATCCCATGTGGCCGCGCTGGGAAACAGGACAT AGCGAGAAATACATCGATCTGA
- the MCAM gene encoding cell surface glycoprotein MUC18 isoform X2, whose amino-acid sequence MAGGRRAAGLALGWGCCLLLCCAAASKLEVSMPAVVEVESGGTARIECNFYIPGNGSYTYINWSYIDRNNRVRLCRITGSEILEENVDYKGRLSVGEDNALSISRVTMQDARTFVCQVGAGSHGVGENRTELHVYKVPEAPEIVANPAGISVQSSDIPQIAHCVSKNGFPPPNITWHKNGEQLQPEEKMVKIPATLTRESSGLYTVSSTLFAHVTREDRNSLYHCTVHYWLRGQRHAVESRRVNVTVFYPAEHVKLQVMPSSALVKEGDDVKLVCEADGNPAPVFSFYKRGLEDSWQDLSSLADTNSGVLNLHDVKKSSSGLYRCQTLDLDDMRQLEKDVELVVNYIEGVHVKMEPSSPLQEGDSVRLSCDAHSPVALDYQWRDEKGRKVGEGNQLFLSNLTFETSSNFSCKVIAPSVPGLEQSKQVAVAVQGKPRIVAISSPLYVRQDEVVNLTCKAIAFPRPSVHWNVNGTAHEYVENQHIASNLTVRVNHDLLRAGAMCRVSNALGISEKHIQLLDQKTPESKGVIIVAIIVCILVVAVLGSVIYFLHKKGKIPCGRAGKQDITKPEARKDKIVVEVKSDKLSEEAGLLQGANGEKRPAADQSEKYIDLRN is encoded by the exons ctgcagccagcaagCTGGAAGTCTCCATGCCAGCAGTGGTTGAAGTGGAGAgtgggggcacagccaggatcGAGTGCAACTTCTACATCCCTGGAAATGGTTCCTACACCTACATTAACTGGTCTTAC ATTGACCGCAACAACCGGGTGAGGCTGTGCCGCATCACAGGCAGCGAGATTCTGGAGGAGAACGTGGACTACAAGGGGCGGCTGTCGGTGGGGGAGGACAACGCCCTCTCCATCAGCAGGGTGACGATGCAGGACGCCAGGACCTTTGTGTGCCAGGTCGGGGCGGGCAGCCACGGTGTGGGTGAGAACCGCACTGAGCTCCATGTCTACA AGGTCCCCGAGGCCCCTGAGATTGTGGCCAACCCGGCAGGCATCTCTGTGCAGAGCAGTGACATCCCACAG ATTGCCCACTGCGTGAGCAAGAACGGCTTCCCACCCCCCAACATCACATGGCACAAGAACGGGGAGCAGCTGCAGCCGGAGGAGAAGA TGGTGAAGATCCCGGCCACGCTGACCCGCGAGTCGAGCGGGCTGTACACGGTGAGCAGCACCCTCTTTGCCCACGTCACCCGGGAGGACCGCAATTCCCTCTACCACTGTACTGTGCACTATTGGCTGCGGGGACAGAGGCATGCTGTGGAGTCGCGGCGAGTCAACGTCACTGTCTTCT acCCTGCAGAACACGTGAAGCTGCAGGTCATGCCGTCCTCGGCACTGGTGAAGGAAGGGGATGACGTGAAGCTGGTCTGCGAGGCTGACGGGAACCCAGCACCGGTCTTCAGCTTCTATAAGAGAGGG ctggaggaCAGCTGGCAGGACCTGTCATCACTGGCAGACACCAACAGTGGCGTGCTGAACCTGCATGATGTGAAAAAGAGCAGCAGCGGCCTATACAGATGCCAGACCCTGGACTTGGATGATATGAGACAGCTAGAGAAGGATGTGGAGCTTGTTGTGAACT ACATTGAAGGGGTCCATGTGAAGATGGAGCCGTCTTCACCCCTTCAGGAAGGGGATAGTGTGAGGCTGAGCTGTGATGCCCACAGCCCTGTGGCCCTGGACTACCAGTGGAGGGATGAGAAG GGCAGGAAGGTTGGAGAAGGGAACCAGCTCTTCCTGAGCAACCTCACCTTCGAAACCTCCAGCAACTTCAGCTGCAAGGTGATTGCACCAAGCGTGCcggggctggagcagagcaagCAGGTGGCTGTGGCTGTTCAGG GGAAGCCGCGGATTGTCGCCATCAGCTCCCCGCTGTACGTGCGGCAGGATGAGGTGGTGAACCTGACCTGCAAGGCCATTGCTTTCCCCAGGCCTTCTGTCCACTGGAATGTCAACGGGACG GCTCATGAATACGTTGAAAATCAGCACATCGCCAGCAACCTGACAGTGCGTGTGAACCATGACCTGCTGCGGGCGGGAGCCATGTGCAGGGTCTCCAATGCGCTGGGTATCAGTGAGAAGCACATCCAGCTACTGG ATCAAAAGACACCAGAGAGCAAAGGGGTGATCATTGTGGCGATCATTGTCTGCATCCTCGTGGTGGCTGTGCTGGGGTCTGTCATCTACTTCCTCCACAAGAAAGGCAAGATCCCATGTGGCCGCGCTGGGAAACAGGACAT CACAAAGCCAGAGGCACGTAAAGACAAGATTGTAGTTGAAGTTAAGTCAGATAAACTTTCCGAAGAGGCGGGGCTCCTGCAGGGTGCCAACGGCGAGAAGAGACCTGCCGCTGACCAG AGCGAGAAATACATCGATCTGAGAAACTAG